The sequence CGAGGACGAAGACCATAGTCGCTAGTGGTCAGTGGCCAGTGGCCAGTGGCCAGTTCATGCTGCTAGAGAATCGACCAAGCCGTTCAAGATGCGACCGACTTCTCCCGCTGAAGCCAAGGGTTCGGAACTTCCCTTCTCGCTCAGATAATTGAGATTGCGAGCGATAAGGATCTGCGTCTCGAGCTCGAATAACGAGCCCTTCGCATGACCCAAGAACTGCTGGAACTCGCCCGTCGACCGACGTCCCTGACCTTCAGCGATGTTGCTCGGCACCGATACCGCGGATCTGCGAATCTGGCTGGTGAGGCCGTACATCTCTTTCCCTGGAAAGTCCTGAGTATGCCGGTACACGTCGGTCACAAGGGCCATCGCCTTCTGCCAGGCTATCAACTCTCGATATGATTTCAATTTCATGACGATCGTGCTCCTCTCCTGACCGGCCACTGACCACTGGCCACTGACCACTATTACAGGCCGTTTCTCGACACTT comes from Terriglobales bacterium and encodes:
- a CDS encoding four helix bundle protein; this translates as MKLKSYRELIAWQKAMALVTDVYRHTQDFPGKEMYGLTSQIRRSAVSVPSNIAEGQGRRSTGEFQQFLGHAKGSLFELETQILIARNLNYLSEKGSSEPLASAGEVGRILNGLVDSLAA